A genomic window from Silene latifolia isolate original U9 population chromosome 11, ASM4854445v1, whole genome shotgun sequence includes:
- the LOC141611459 gene encoding F-box/LRR-repeat protein 14 encodes MDALPDQLILEVIERITTTADRNAVSLTCKHFHELENEQRQCLRVGCGLKPANEALNTLCHRFPNLIKVEIIYSGWMSKLGKQLDDRGLLNLSKSCPSLMDLTLSFCTYITDAGVGYLASCLNLSSLKLNFAPRITGCGILSVVVGCKKLSVLHLIRCLNVNGSEWIDCLGKLERIEYLSIKNCRAIGEGDLIRLGPSWRNLKFFEFEVDSNYRYMKLYDRIAVDRWNKQSIPCESMVEMSLVNCMVSPGRGLACVLGQCLNLQKIHMDMCVGLRDGDILDLSRAAQSLRSISLRIPSDFSVPLLISHRLTLTDGSLKALAENCPMLECVKISFADGDFPSLSSFSVEGIINLVRSCPIRELSLDHVYSFSDLGMEALCSAAFLETLELVKCQEISDDGLQFVAQFPQLSVLRLCRCLGVTDDGFKQLKGTGKLEFLSVEDCPQVSESGLQGTAKKVSFRQDLSWMH; translated from the coding sequence ATGGACGCATTGCCAGATCAATTAATATTGGAAGTTATAGAGAGGATTACAACTACCGCTGATAGAAACGCTGTCTCTTTGACTTGTAAGCATTTCCATGAGCTGGAGAATGAGCAGAGGCAATGTCTACGTGTCGGCTGTGGTCTGAAACCGGCAAATGAAGCTCTAAACACTCTTTGCCATAGGTTTCCAAACTTGATCAAGGTGGAAATAATTTACTCTGGGTGGATGTCCAAATTAGGCAAACAACTAGACGATCGAGGCCTTCTAAATCTTTCGAAGAGCTGCCCGTCTCTTATGGATCTCACCTTAAGCTTCTGCACTTACATTACTGATGCAGGTGTAGGTTACTTAGCATCTTGTTTGAATCTTTCATCCTTGAAATTGAATTTTGCTCCTAGAATTACTGGTTGTGGAATTCTCTCTGTCGTTGTGGGATGCAAGAAACTGAGTGTGCTACACCTCATCCGATGCTTAAATGTAAACGGTTCGGAGTGGATTGACTGTCTAGGTAAGCTTGAGAGAATTGAATATCTCTCCATCAAGAATTGTCGGGCTATTGGAGAAGGTGATCTGATAAGGCTTGGACCCAGCTGGCGAAATCTGAAGTTTTTCGAGTTTGAAGTGGATTCCAATTACCGGTATATGAAGCTATATGACCGTATAGCAGTTGATAGATGGAACAAACAATCAATTCCTTGTGAAAGCATGGTGGAAATGAGCTTAGTGAATTGCATGGTAAGCCCGGGACGAGGTCTTGCTTGTGTTTTAGGTCAGTGCCTAAACTTACAAAAGATCCACATGGACATGTGTGTTGGACTTAGAGACGGTGACATCTTAGACTTATCTCGAGCAGCTCAATCACTCCGCTCAATCTCTCTTAGAATACCATCGGATTTCTCAGTCCCTCTTCTAATTAGCCACCGGTTAACATTAACCGATGGGAGTTTGAAGGCCTTGGCCGAAAATTGTCCAATGTTAGAGTGTGTCAAGATATCATTTGCTGACGGGGATTTCCCATCACTTTCATCATTCTCGGTGGAGGGGATTATTAACTTGGTAAGAAGTTGTCCTATTCGGGAGCTTTCATTGGACCATGTGTATTCCTTTAGTGATCTTGGAATGGAGGCTTTATGTTCAGCTGCCTTCCTGGAAACCTTGGAGCTAGTGAAGTGTCAGGAGATCAGTGACGACGGCTTACAATTTGTGGCACAGTTTCCACAGTTATCAGTCTTACGACTTTGTCGATGCTTGGGAGTCACTGATGACGGGTTCAAGCAATTGAAGGGAACAGGGAAGCTGGAGTTCTTGTCTGTTGAAGACTGTCCTCAAGTTTCGGAGAGTGGTCTTCAAGGGACTGCAAAAAAGGTGTCGTTTAGACAAGATTTATCTTGGATGCACTAA